Sequence from the Castanea sativa cultivar Marrone di Chiusa Pesio chromosome 12, ASM4071231v1 genome:
AAGCCattgattgaaattttattctatgaaAATGCACTTATTGTCAATCACTACGATTCATTAACATTCATGGGGCCCGTGgataaaattattgtaagagATACTTTTGCTTaaggaaaatacaaatttaaatggatactttgcttttcctttttccaAAGGGATATTCGTACCATACGAGCATGAGTTCATAATTGCTCTTGTCATACATGCCTGAATCCCAACTCAAATTCTCACTCTGACACTATGCGCTCCATACCGCAACACAAAagattcaaatgaaaattaacCCCCTAATTTGAAAAGAAGTGGGCCTCCTCCTAAAGCCataagattaaaagaaaaaacggTCTTTGGAGCAAAAATCTCAGCAGACATCCATTAAAATAACCAACCCTCAAATACATAGACACCATATAAATAAGTATATGCttccactaattttttttttcttctttttttttggtttccccTCATATATGTACATAGTCCTTATAACAGGCTTCTCGCGATTTCATTCAAAGCAAGTTGGCAGCAAGCAGCTTGAAAACAATCTCAATCCTCTCTtctgccaaaaataaaaatgaagaagattaGAATAGAGTTTATTTCACGatcaagattttatttttcaaatctaACTATATATACAAAGTAACACATTATTTACATCTATTAATGACGTAACATTAGATGCAACATAAATTCGTaaggtaaaatttttttatttttatgaattaaagactttattaaaaaagaaaataaaactacaCAAAGGGTGAGCCTCCTTTACAATCACACCTTTATTATACGAAAAATTAAGCATAATTAAGTATTGCAAGTACGTCTAACGCATTATTCTTACAATTAATTAAGCACAATTTTGTACAAATatatatagctaaaaaaaaatttcaaaggaccaaataaaaaaagggatttTGAGTTTCTACCTTTTTGGTTTTCGCATAAAGGAGCTCAGGTGAGATTTTGTACAAGTCCTCATCCACAGGTTTAGGGGTTGGCCTTGGTGGAGGAGAGGGACTCAGAGGTTCCTTCACGTCACTGTTCCAGCTTTGTTTCTTACCTTCCTTCACATAGGGGTCACGGACTTTTGTCTACAATCATCAACCCTCACACcagtcatcatcatcattctaGATAAATAATAACTAGTTTCACATGCATGTAAACTATTCTAACTACTAGTGCTacaatttattaacaatttattttattttttgcatgttTATCCAACCTCATCGTGTAATCATGTGGTCTATATGAAAATTATGTGGGTCTCACTTAAAAGAGGAAAGCATTTGGAAAAGCTGAATTGCATTTTCCCTACCATGTTCTATCCTTTCAGTAAAATAATCACGCATGAAAAGTAGCAAGTCTTATGAATTATTGTATCCTTTCCACAAACCTAACTGGTGTCCATCTATCTTTTCTAAAGCAATATAAGTCTTACACTCACATGAGTCAtgacatttttcattttcatttttgagtTGGGAACtgtattttttcattttcgAGTAAGGatttatattattgatttttcatttgGACTGTTACCAATTTATTAACTACCCTTAATTAATAACTTACATGACCTCGATAATTGTGatatttatgataaaaaatgCTGATTGCATTCAGATTCATGCAAGAAAATTGTATTTATTCTCCCGATGATTTTCCTTTAACCGCACATATATCGAAAAACAAAGAATATATTATAGAGAAGTTAAACATCATCACATCCACTGCAATATTTGTAGCCCATGctaataaaatagaagaaaatcaGAAAAGTAGCATCTTGTATGTAAACTCAAAGCAAATTTGCACGGTTTATGAGAACTGTTTTCATCTTTCCAAAGCAAATTTGCACGCTTTAACAGTATTACTATTAccataagaaaaataattaaaagaaaaaaaaacaatgctgCTTAAGGAATTAGAAAAGAATATtagtctcataaaaaaaattaatataggAAGTACTAGCTTCAAAGTGCAATACAAATTAAAGGGTAGGGTTGGTTTGGTTTGATTGGCTTACCCTTCGGCGAGGAACGACAATCATGGCGGGTGTGACCACATTGTTCTCATACAAATCACCAGCAACATACAAATCGCGCTCTTCAGAGTAACTGTAACGAAGCAACCCAGCTTGCCTTGCTGACTCAAAGCACTGAGTGAATGGCAAGTCCTCGTTCCAATCCCAGCTCCCAAAAGCTGGAACATGACTCCTCCTATAGTATTCCTATACTCAAAAACAACAACATTCATTTTAACATTCacacattattatatataactaacaagaacaagaaaaaacagCATAAGATTTGGCTAAAGAAATGTCTTACTTCCATTATGGTAGTAGAATCAGTTGAAGGTGTTAGACTCTGGGAGATATTGACTTGAGCGGAGCCTCAAAGGTTTTAAAATGCAGAGTGTCTTTCTCTCTagctttctctcttcctttctttctttgttggtGGAAGTGAGCGTGGGCTTACTACCAATTTAAAAAGagtaggaagagagagagagtgtgagaagtaaaacttaaaaaagtgGAGAAGAGGGTATGGGATCCAAAGCGAAAACAAATTGCATTggtaaaaaagaaagcaaacgaGACCAGATAACGAAGTTTCACAGTAACAGACAAAAGGACAAAGAGGTAAGGTAAGTATGAGAGGAAAGGATAAATGGGtttactttttgtttggtttctaCATCATTTATCTTTTACTTTGTTCAGGGTTTTTGATTTGCCTCAGTTTGTCGCTCAAGAGATATTAATGTATGTATATTCTTAACACTATTAAAAAAGCTAGAAAAGTGGggtttgcttctttcttttgggTGCACCAATCTCGAAGCAAGGCCTGCATGTATTGAGACTTTTTTAACCCCACACGCGTACCAGAGGGGTTACATAGTGCTTTGTGCAATGGCGTTGGACACAGTATCCATTGTTGAAACCGAAGTTGGAGTGGAGTTAATTAGGTTGGCATTGACAAGACGTAGGCAGTGACAAGGTCAACACTCAACAGTGCATCAGTAGAGCAATAAGGTTGAATTTCTCCAGTCTGTAAACTGTAAAGTAATACAAACTTGCGGTAGACTCATGCTCAagaaatacatttttaaatgtGATACACTGTCTTACCTATTGGATAGGTGGCTTCGCAGGAAAGGCGTGActtctaataaataaatttatggacTGATGGATTCCTATTTTTCGGATAAGAAACTGCAACATCAATAGTACGTACCTCGAAAGAATTTAATTACTTCAAGATCCATGGGTAAATGAACTTTGTTAGTTTaataaatgattttaaaaaaaaattcataactaTTATCgtaaaaagttatttataataattagtGATGTTGCTGAAAATTTAAGTggatgaaaataaatttagcattgcaaattacatttcgtaaattatagttaaatttgagagagagtgtgtgcaCGTGTGTGCACGTGTGTTAGTGCCTTTATGAGCCCAGCTTCTAATATGAGCCTTCCTTAACtcttttatggattttttttaggCATGCTTGTTAGTCTCTCATTACTCTCAATAGTATTCTTCATTGTCTTTGTTGTGGGTATTGCACTAGCCCAAACTTGTTGCATCTCTTCCCCTAGTGTTAGTCGAGTTGTCGTCTGAAACCCCTAGAAAGAGTTAGTCTTTGGCCTAGATCTAACTCGAATTAGTTTGAATTAGAGTGCCTTTGACATCTATTGTTGGATCCTAAGCATGAGTTCTAAAAAACCAATGGTTTTCTCCTCTTGATTCCAAGCCTTTTTTCTTCTCAAGGGGTTGGACTCACTTCTAAATCTATTTTTCCCTTGAGTGATTTTGGTGTCTTTGAGGTGGGTCATCTTGTATTGTTCTTATTgaagatcaaataaaatttttcctaTATTATAATGGCCTTTTCTTAGCAAATCTTGGTTTGAGCTTGGCTGTAATTTTTCTAAGAATTTGAGTTCTCCTAAACTCAAATTCTTGGTTTGCGTTGgctgtaattattttttattttgctataaactattaatttatctccacacaaaaaataaagtcaaaatttttaaggaaaattactatttttctttaagtttttgCTACCCATTTTTCAAATACAATCTACTTCACCCTATTCATTTTCTAATACATGCAATTAAAATATTcatcagaattttttttgaaaaacaaaacgagagagagagagagagagagagagagagagagattttttacAAAGCATGATAGTTCTCTCAAAACTTGTTGAGTATGGTAAtgttttacaaaatattgaatAATGTTGGAGAGACAGAAGTGAGACGCTTGTAGTATCTTGACAACAATGCTATTTAATTTGGCTAATACTGTTTTAAAGATTGGGACGCTAAAACTTTTAtggttcaaaattttgtaaagaatAATATTGCTTGTTAGCAATGTCAAGTATTGTACAGTTTTtatatgttctttttttatcatttttttataacttccactctctcactctcatcaACAAATTGATTTTTGTGCATCGTTGAGCATTGTTGGTGTGGCTGACTTGGTATTGTCAGCATGGGCGGTTGATTTGACTATTTGGTCGCTAATATAGTAGTCGAGTAGCCACTTGGTAGCGCTAGGTGTTGGGTGTTGGTAGCTAATCTAGTCATGGAGGGCCACAAGAGGGGGCCTTATGGAAGGCGGTGATGAGAGGGGAATGGATTTAAAATTGGGAGGAGTGtagagaagggaaaaaaatgaaatttatcataaaataattttaatatgatattgatgcataagaaaatggaaagttAATTTGGGTAACTAGAAATAGAAAATTgagccctctctctctctctctctaaagaaatgTTGCAAAATGGGATGGAAGTGGGGTGCCTGatgccaaaaaaacaaaacaaaacgaattaaaaagaaatcaacTAAATACTACTATCAACCAACTAATCACAACTTACCGCCTCatcaaattgtaaaataaatagtgtATGTATATAGATTTACTAAAAAACTCTatgcaaaagaaaatgatattccTATgcaaaatgggttttttttttaaaatatttattttttaaggcgAACAAACAAAGAACTGGACTGTGCCTTAAGGGTTTACTGTCTTTAACAAATCGAACCAAGTTAGGAAGAGCAAAAATTCAGAGTGGCCTACTCCTTTTACAAGTAATTATCCAATGACCCAACTTACGAGGGAAGCCCATTTGGGTTGCACATAACACAGTAATGACTCAAGCCCTATAGCCTCCCCTTATAACAAGCCTCCTTAATCTTAAAACTTGGTCCAAGCTTGCACAAAAAGTCTACATCAAAATTGAACTCTGGCTAGCTTGTAGTTGTGGTTGGGCCACCATGATACAGATTGCATGGAAGAGGAGTTTGAGTAACGTTGttcaaaatgatgtgaaaaatgtagtttacaaagtgttgtgaaaaatacgTATTTATAGTATTCATAAGCAAAAAATGTGTTCAGTACTGTGtttcaaataacatattttggtgtttgaaaaataagttgtgtgtttggtatgtgtgtatttatttttttaaaagctgaCAACGgtacaaatttaaatttaatacattaagagagaagagaagtgCCTAAAGCGTCTAAGCACTTCTTTTTCCCTGTGTGCCACTGAAGCTTCTCTTTCCTTCGTCAATAGGACTGAGGTAGACAACAATCTGCAATGTTTTCCTTTACTTTGCATTCCTCATCTCCGTCAATGCAAATGATGATTCACGGCTGGGCTTCAGTTTTCGTCGAATTTCGTCCATTCCTGTCCGTAGTCCACGACCCAGCAACAGCTAGGGGTTTGCTCACCGCCGAAGCCAAGGGAAGAAGGTCCCACTTCACCATCGAAAACCCATAGGCTTACTGCAAATCTAGGTTTGAAGAACACTTTAACCTTGGTTCTTAATGGATTTTTGTAACAAGATTGTTGTTTTCCTTCTCCAtactttttaattgaaaaactatgtcaatttttattagtaagaGGGGTTTTGTGAGATACCCAGATGGCTTAAACCACTCCATGGGGATAAACCACCGACCCTTAGCGGAGGAACCCTTGTGAAAAGATACCAATTTTGGGGTTGTGGGTTGTGAAAATAGAGAAGAAGATTCGGATAATAGATTATTTTCTTGTAAAACATGAAGATGACAAAGTACCTTGTAGATTGCTTAGGTATACAACCATGTGTGtggtaatttaaaaaataaggaaaacataATAGTGTCTGATTTAAATTGAGGTGGCTTTGAGTCAAGCCTTTGAAAGCAATCCATTATTATCTACAATAGACATCATGGAAAGTAAGAACAAATGTTGTTTGGAGTCTAAACAATATAAAGTGTGCATGTTTTTGAATTAACACCTAATCCAATATTACTCCCACAAGACTTTA
This genomic interval carries:
- the LOC142618719 gene encoding uncharacterized protein LOC142618719 gives rise to the protein MEEYYRRSHVPAFGSWDWNEDLPFTQCFESARQAGLLRYSYSEERDLYVAGDLYENNVVTPAMIVVPRRRTKVRDPYVKEGKKQSWNSDVKEPLSPSPPPRPTPKPVDEDLYKISPELLYAKTKKKRGLRLFSSCLLPTCFE